The following nucleotide sequence is from Corynebacterium hindlerae.
GCAGCTTGCTCTCAATGTCTGGCGTGAATGCGGCTTCGGAGCGTACCTCTGGCGCATTCTCCGGTCGGGCTGCCAGCATGGAGTTCGGCAGGGTCAGCTTCAACAAGGTCTTTTGCACCTTGCCGAACTGCACCAGGAAGGAATCGGTGTTGTACGGCAGATCGAACTCGCGGGCGATGGCTTCGATTTGCTTCCCCACCCCTGCCAGACGGTTGGAAGGCATGTCCGGGAACAGGTGGTGCTCAATTTGGTAGTTCAGGTTGCCGGACATGATGGTGAGGATTTTGCCACCCCGGAAGTTCGCGGAACCGAGCATTTGACGCAGGTACCATTCGCCCTTGGTTTCGTTTTTCCACTGGGCTTTGGTGAACGTTTCGGTCTCGTCTGGGAAGTGACCGCAGAAGATCACGGCGTATGCCCACCAGTTGCGGATCAGGTTGGCCCACATGTTCGCCAGTGCGGTGTGTTTGAAGTTCGGTCCGGTGAGCGCCGGGTAGAAGACGTAGTCTTTCAGCACCTGGTTGCGCACCTTACCGACGGTTTCCCAGAACTTTGGTGCCGTTTCCTCCCAGGTTTGCTTGCCCGCAAACAGGCGACCGAACTCGACGTCGTAGAAGGCGATGGCCCATTGGAACAGGGATGCCAGCACAGCGTTGGTCAGGGGTTGGAAGGCGTGTTGCGGGGTCCACTTACGGTCGCGGGTCACGCGCAGCACGCCGTATCCCACGTCGTGATCCATGCCGAGGATGTTCGTGTAGGTGTGGTGGACGTGGTTGTGGGTGTGCATCCACTGTTTCGAAGGGCAGTTCATGTCCCATTCCCAGGTGGTGGAGTGGATGGTGGGGTCATTCATCCAGTCCCATTGGCCGTGGATGACGTTGTGTCCGATTTCCATGTTTTCGAGGATCTTTGCCACGCTGAGCATGGCGGTTCCCGCGAAAAAGAATGGTTTTTTGTGGCTCAGCAGGAGTGCGATGCGCGCCCCAATC
It contains:
- a CDS encoding fatty acid desaturase family protein; the encoded protein is MAIANIKAYAHLTDADIEEIGRRFDAIKAEVEQSLGEKDVKYIKNLIRTQRGLEIGARIALLLSHKKPFFFAGTAMLSVAKILENMEIGHNVIHGQWDWMNDPTIHSTTWEWDMNCPSKQWMHTHNHVHHTYTNILGMDHDVGYGVLRVTRDRKWTPQHAFQPLTNAVLASLFQWAIAFYDVEFGRLFAGKQTWEETAPKFWETVGKVRNQVLKDYVFYPALTGPNFKHTALANMWANLIRNWWAYAVIFCGHFPDETETFTKAQWKNETKGEWYLRQMLGSANFRGGKILTIMSGNLNYQIEHHLFPDMPSNRLAGVGKQIEAIAREFDLPYNTDSFLVQFGKVQKTLLKLTLPNSMLAARPENAPEVRSEAAFTPDIESKLHVGKDDSGKRRGLVPGLKLLKQARPTVGEAVRYALMRPVRR